A genomic segment from Gadus morhua chromosome 4, gadMor3.0, whole genome shotgun sequence encodes:
- the jam2a gene encoding junctional adhesion molecule 2A isoform X3: MEWLSPSCLPIVVLLMHCSLCLAVTVTTTRHKVEVREFADAELSCQFNTERENNPRIEWKKKGHDVSFVYYDGHFKGPFEGRATIQGATVTLRRVTQKDAGEYRCEISAPMDSVSLAETNITLRVLVPPHIPHCEIPSSAVTGSVVQLRCRDHQSIPPATYSWYKDKQQLHPPRNANASYLIDKHNGMLEFKAVSKDDSGQYSCLASNGVGTPKMCDGNHMSIEDVSVVAVVAAVVVCLMLVAVACGVVLLRRNGFFSRHRGRSFWISECHDTPHISSQNLHRTEDTSNVNYVPPPQEPQDFKHTQSFML, from the exons ATGGAGTGGCTGTCCCCGTCCTGTCTCCCTATCGTCGTCCTCTTGATGCACT GTTCCCTCTGTTTAGCCGTTACCGTGACGACCACCCGGCACAAGGTGGAGGTCCGGGAGTTTGCAG ATGCCGAGCTGTCGTGTCAGTTCAACACGGAGCGGGAGAACAACCCGCGCATCGAGTGGAAGAAGAAGGGCCATGACGTCTCCTTCGTCTACTACGACGGGCACTTCAAAG gGCCGTTCGAGGGCCGGGCGACAATCCAGGGCGCCACGGTGACACTGCGTAGGGTGACCCAGAAGGACGCTGGGGAGTACCGCTGTGAGATCAGCGCGCCGATGGACTCGGTCAGCCTGGCCGAGACCAACATCACGCTCAGGGTCCTGG tgccCCCCCACATCCCGCACTGCGAGATCCCCAGCTCGGCCGTGACGGGCTCCGTGGTGCAGCTGCGCTGTAGGGACCACCAGAGCATCCCTCCGGCCACTTACTCCTGGTACAAGGACAAGCAGCAGCTGCACCCCCCCCGCAACGCCAACGCCTCCTACCTGATCGACAAGCACAACGGCATGCTG gaGTTCAAAGCGGTGTCCAAGGACGACTCGGGTCAGTACAGTTGTCTGGCGTCCAACGGCGTCGGCACGCCTAAGATGTGCGACGGAAACCACATGAGCATAG AAGATGTGAgcgtggtggcggtggtggcggccgTGGTGGTGTGTCTGATGCTGGTGGCGGTCGCCTGCGGGGTCGTGCTCCTCCGCCGCAACGGCTTCTTCAGCC GCCACAGAGGAAG GTCGTTTTGGATCTCGGAGTGTCACGACACACCCCACATTAGCAGCCAGAACCTGCACAGAACCGAAGACAC GTCCAATGTCAATTACGTGCCTCCGCCTCAAGAA CCGCAGGATTTCAAACACACCCAGTCGTTCATGCTGTGA
- the jam2a gene encoding junctional adhesion molecule 2A isoform X4 — translation MEWLSPSCLPIVVLLMHCSLCLAVTVTTTRHKVEVREFADAELSCQFNTERENNPRIEWKKKGHDVSFVYYDGHFKGPFEGRATIQGATVTLRRVTQKDAGEYRCEISAPMDSVSLAETNITLRVLVPPHIPHCEIPSSAVTGSVVQLRCRDHQSIPPATYSWYKDKQQLHPPRNANASYLIDKHNGMLEFKAVSKDDSGQYSCLASNGVGTPKMCDGNHMSIEDVSVVAVVAAVVVCLMLVAVACGVVLLRRNGFFSRHRGRSNVNYVPPPQEAQPQDFKHTQSFML, via the exons ATGGAGTGGCTGTCCCCGTCCTGTCTCCCTATCGTCGTCCTCTTGATGCACT GTTCCCTCTGTTTAGCCGTTACCGTGACGACCACCCGGCACAAGGTGGAGGTCCGGGAGTTTGCAG ATGCCGAGCTGTCGTGTCAGTTCAACACGGAGCGGGAGAACAACCCGCGCATCGAGTGGAAGAAGAAGGGCCATGACGTCTCCTTCGTCTACTACGACGGGCACTTCAAAG gGCCGTTCGAGGGCCGGGCGACAATCCAGGGCGCCACGGTGACACTGCGTAGGGTGACCCAGAAGGACGCTGGGGAGTACCGCTGTGAGATCAGCGCGCCGATGGACTCGGTCAGCCTGGCCGAGACCAACATCACGCTCAGGGTCCTGG tgccCCCCCACATCCCGCACTGCGAGATCCCCAGCTCGGCCGTGACGGGCTCCGTGGTGCAGCTGCGCTGTAGGGACCACCAGAGCATCCCTCCGGCCACTTACTCCTGGTACAAGGACAAGCAGCAGCTGCACCCCCCCCGCAACGCCAACGCCTCCTACCTGATCGACAAGCACAACGGCATGCTG gaGTTCAAAGCGGTGTCCAAGGACGACTCGGGTCAGTACAGTTGTCTGGCGTCCAACGGCGTCGGCACGCCTAAGATGTGCGACGGAAACCACATGAGCATAG AAGATGTGAgcgtggtggcggtggtggcggccgTGGTGGTGTGTCTGATGCTGGTGGCGGTCGCCTGCGGGGTCGTGCTCCTCCGCCGCAACGGCTTCTTCAGCC GCCACAGAGGAAG GTCCAATGTCAATTACGTGCCTCCGCCTCAAGAA GCCCAGCCGCAGGATTTCAAACACACCCAGTCGTTCATGCTGTGA
- the jam2a gene encoding junctional adhesion molecule 2A isoform X6, protein MEWLSPSCLPIVVLLMHCSLCLAVTVTTTRHKVEVREFADAELSCQFNTERENNPRIEWKKKGHDVSFVYYDGHFKGPFEGRATIQGATVTLRRVTQKDAGEYRCEISAPMDSVSLAETNITLRVLVPPHIPHCEIPSSAVTGSVVQLRCRDHQSIPPATYSWYKDKQQLHPPRNANASYLIDKHNGMLEFKAVSKDDSGQYSCLASNGVGTPKMCDGNHMSIEDVSVVAVVAAVVVCLMLVAVACGVVLLRRNGFFSRHRGRSNVNYVPPPQEPQDFKHTQSFML, encoded by the exons ATGGAGTGGCTGTCCCCGTCCTGTCTCCCTATCGTCGTCCTCTTGATGCACT GTTCCCTCTGTTTAGCCGTTACCGTGACGACCACCCGGCACAAGGTGGAGGTCCGGGAGTTTGCAG ATGCCGAGCTGTCGTGTCAGTTCAACACGGAGCGGGAGAACAACCCGCGCATCGAGTGGAAGAAGAAGGGCCATGACGTCTCCTTCGTCTACTACGACGGGCACTTCAAAG gGCCGTTCGAGGGCCGGGCGACAATCCAGGGCGCCACGGTGACACTGCGTAGGGTGACCCAGAAGGACGCTGGGGAGTACCGCTGTGAGATCAGCGCGCCGATGGACTCGGTCAGCCTGGCCGAGACCAACATCACGCTCAGGGTCCTGG tgccCCCCCACATCCCGCACTGCGAGATCCCCAGCTCGGCCGTGACGGGCTCCGTGGTGCAGCTGCGCTGTAGGGACCACCAGAGCATCCCTCCGGCCACTTACTCCTGGTACAAGGACAAGCAGCAGCTGCACCCCCCCCGCAACGCCAACGCCTCCTACCTGATCGACAAGCACAACGGCATGCTG gaGTTCAAAGCGGTGTCCAAGGACGACTCGGGTCAGTACAGTTGTCTGGCGTCCAACGGCGTCGGCACGCCTAAGATGTGCGACGGAAACCACATGAGCATAG AAGATGTGAgcgtggtggcggtggtggcggccgTGGTGGTGTGTCTGATGCTGGTGGCGGTCGCCTGCGGGGTCGTGCTCCTCCGCCGCAACGGCTTCTTCAGCC GCCACAGAGGAAG GTCCAATGTCAATTACGTGCCTCCGCCTCAAGAA CCGCAGGATTTCAAACACACCCAGTCGTTCATGCTGTGA
- the jam2a gene encoding junctional adhesion molecule 2A isoform X2, with translation MEWLSPSCLPIVVLLMHCSLCLAVTVTTTRHKVEVREFADAELSCQFNTERENNPRIEWKKKGHDVSFVYYDGHFKGPFEGRATIQGATVTLRRVTQKDAGEYRCEISAPMDSVSLAETNITLRVLVPPHIPHCEIPSSAVTGSVVQLRCRDHQSIPPATYSWYKDKQQLHPPRNANASYLIDKHNGMLEFKAVSKDDSGQYSCLASNGVGTPKMCDGNHMSIDVSVVAVVAAVVVCLMLVAVACGVVLLRRNGFFSRHRGRSFWISECHDTPHISSQNLHRTEDTSNVNYVPPPQEAQPQDFKHTQSFML, from the exons ATGGAGTGGCTGTCCCCGTCCTGTCTCCCTATCGTCGTCCTCTTGATGCACT GTTCCCTCTGTTTAGCCGTTACCGTGACGACCACCCGGCACAAGGTGGAGGTCCGGGAGTTTGCAG ATGCCGAGCTGTCGTGTCAGTTCAACACGGAGCGGGAGAACAACCCGCGCATCGAGTGGAAGAAGAAGGGCCATGACGTCTCCTTCGTCTACTACGACGGGCACTTCAAAG gGCCGTTCGAGGGCCGGGCGACAATCCAGGGCGCCACGGTGACACTGCGTAGGGTGACCCAGAAGGACGCTGGGGAGTACCGCTGTGAGATCAGCGCGCCGATGGACTCGGTCAGCCTGGCCGAGACCAACATCACGCTCAGGGTCCTGG tgccCCCCCACATCCCGCACTGCGAGATCCCCAGCTCGGCCGTGACGGGCTCCGTGGTGCAGCTGCGCTGTAGGGACCACCAGAGCATCCCTCCGGCCACTTACTCCTGGTACAAGGACAAGCAGCAGCTGCACCCCCCCCGCAACGCCAACGCCTCCTACCTGATCGACAAGCACAACGGCATGCTG gaGTTCAAAGCGGTGTCCAAGGACGACTCGGGTCAGTACAGTTGTCTGGCGTCCAACGGCGTCGGCACGCCTAAGATGTGCGACGGAAACCACATGAGCATAG ATGTGAgcgtggtggcggtggtggcggccgTGGTGGTGTGTCTGATGCTGGTGGCGGTCGCCTGCGGGGTCGTGCTCCTCCGCCGCAACGGCTTCTTCAGCC GCCACAGAGGAAG GTCGTTTTGGATCTCGGAGTGTCACGACACACCCCACATTAGCAGCCAGAACCTGCACAGAACCGAAGACAC GTCCAATGTCAATTACGTGCCTCCGCCTCAAGAA GCCCAGCCGCAGGATTTCAAACACACCCAGTCGTTCATGCTGTGA
- the jam2a gene encoding junctional adhesion molecule 2A isoform X1: MEWLSPSCLPIVVLLMHCSLCLAVTVTTTRHKVEVREFADAELSCQFNTERENNPRIEWKKKGHDVSFVYYDGHFKGPFEGRATIQGATVTLRRVTQKDAGEYRCEISAPMDSVSLAETNITLRVLVPPHIPHCEIPSSAVTGSVVQLRCRDHQSIPPATYSWYKDKQQLHPPRNANASYLIDKHNGMLEFKAVSKDDSGQYSCLASNGVGTPKMCDGNHMSIEDVSVVAVVAAVVVCLMLVAVACGVVLLRRNGFFSRHRGRSFWISECHDTPHISSQNLHRTEDTSNVNYVPPPQEAQPQDFKHTQSFML; this comes from the exons ATGGAGTGGCTGTCCCCGTCCTGTCTCCCTATCGTCGTCCTCTTGATGCACT GTTCCCTCTGTTTAGCCGTTACCGTGACGACCACCCGGCACAAGGTGGAGGTCCGGGAGTTTGCAG ATGCCGAGCTGTCGTGTCAGTTCAACACGGAGCGGGAGAACAACCCGCGCATCGAGTGGAAGAAGAAGGGCCATGACGTCTCCTTCGTCTACTACGACGGGCACTTCAAAG gGCCGTTCGAGGGCCGGGCGACAATCCAGGGCGCCACGGTGACACTGCGTAGGGTGACCCAGAAGGACGCTGGGGAGTACCGCTGTGAGATCAGCGCGCCGATGGACTCGGTCAGCCTGGCCGAGACCAACATCACGCTCAGGGTCCTGG tgccCCCCCACATCCCGCACTGCGAGATCCCCAGCTCGGCCGTGACGGGCTCCGTGGTGCAGCTGCGCTGTAGGGACCACCAGAGCATCCCTCCGGCCACTTACTCCTGGTACAAGGACAAGCAGCAGCTGCACCCCCCCCGCAACGCCAACGCCTCCTACCTGATCGACAAGCACAACGGCATGCTG gaGTTCAAAGCGGTGTCCAAGGACGACTCGGGTCAGTACAGTTGTCTGGCGTCCAACGGCGTCGGCACGCCTAAGATGTGCGACGGAAACCACATGAGCATAG AAGATGTGAgcgtggtggcggtggtggcggccgTGGTGGTGTGTCTGATGCTGGTGGCGGTCGCCTGCGGGGTCGTGCTCCTCCGCCGCAACGGCTTCTTCAGCC GCCACAGAGGAAG GTCGTTTTGGATCTCGGAGTGTCACGACACACCCCACATTAGCAGCCAGAACCTGCACAGAACCGAAGACAC GTCCAATGTCAATTACGTGCCTCCGCCTCAAGAA GCCCAGCCGCAGGATTTCAAACACACCCAGTCGTTCATGCTGTGA
- the jam2a gene encoding junctional adhesion molecule 2A isoform X5, whose amino-acid sequence MEWLSPSCLPIVVLLMHCSLCLAVTVTTTRHKVEVREFADAELSCQFNTERENNPRIEWKKKGHDVSFVYYDGHFKGPFEGRATIQGATVTLRRVTQKDAGEYRCEISAPMDSVSLAETNITLRVLVPPHIPHCEIPSSAVTGSVVQLRCRDHQSIPPATYSWYKDKQQLHPPRNANASYLIDKHNGMLEFKAVSKDDSGQYSCLASNGVGTPKMCDGNHMSIDVSVVAVVAAVVVCLMLVAVACGVVLLRRNGFFSRHRGRSNVNYVPPPQEAQPQDFKHTQSFML is encoded by the exons ATGGAGTGGCTGTCCCCGTCCTGTCTCCCTATCGTCGTCCTCTTGATGCACT GTTCCCTCTGTTTAGCCGTTACCGTGACGACCACCCGGCACAAGGTGGAGGTCCGGGAGTTTGCAG ATGCCGAGCTGTCGTGTCAGTTCAACACGGAGCGGGAGAACAACCCGCGCATCGAGTGGAAGAAGAAGGGCCATGACGTCTCCTTCGTCTACTACGACGGGCACTTCAAAG gGCCGTTCGAGGGCCGGGCGACAATCCAGGGCGCCACGGTGACACTGCGTAGGGTGACCCAGAAGGACGCTGGGGAGTACCGCTGTGAGATCAGCGCGCCGATGGACTCGGTCAGCCTGGCCGAGACCAACATCACGCTCAGGGTCCTGG tgccCCCCCACATCCCGCACTGCGAGATCCCCAGCTCGGCCGTGACGGGCTCCGTGGTGCAGCTGCGCTGTAGGGACCACCAGAGCATCCCTCCGGCCACTTACTCCTGGTACAAGGACAAGCAGCAGCTGCACCCCCCCCGCAACGCCAACGCCTCCTACCTGATCGACAAGCACAACGGCATGCTG gaGTTCAAAGCGGTGTCCAAGGACGACTCGGGTCAGTACAGTTGTCTGGCGTCCAACGGCGTCGGCACGCCTAAGATGTGCGACGGAAACCACATGAGCATAG ATGTGAgcgtggtggcggtggtggcggccgTGGTGGTGTGTCTGATGCTGGTGGCGGTCGCCTGCGGGGTCGTGCTCCTCCGCCGCAACGGCTTCTTCAGCC GCCACAGAGGAAG GTCCAATGTCAATTACGTGCCTCCGCCTCAAGAA GCCCAGCCGCAGGATTTCAAACACACCCAGTCGTTCATGCTGTGA
- the jam2a gene encoding junctional adhesion molecule 2A isoform X7 — MEWLSPSCLPIVVLLMHCSLCLAVTVTTTRHKVEVREFADAELSCQFNTERENNPRIEWKKKGHDVSFVYYDGHFKGPFEGRATIQGATVTLRRVTQKDAGEYRCEISAPMDSVSLAETNITLRVLVPPHIPHCEIPSSAVTGSVVQLRCRDHQSIPPATYSWYKDKQQLHPPRNANASYLIDKHNGMLEFKAVSKDDSGQYSCLASNGVGTPKMCDGNHMSIDVSVVAVVAAVVVCLMLVAVACGVVLLRRNGFFSRHRGRSNVNYVPPPQEPQDFKHTQSFML; from the exons ATGGAGTGGCTGTCCCCGTCCTGTCTCCCTATCGTCGTCCTCTTGATGCACT GTTCCCTCTGTTTAGCCGTTACCGTGACGACCACCCGGCACAAGGTGGAGGTCCGGGAGTTTGCAG ATGCCGAGCTGTCGTGTCAGTTCAACACGGAGCGGGAGAACAACCCGCGCATCGAGTGGAAGAAGAAGGGCCATGACGTCTCCTTCGTCTACTACGACGGGCACTTCAAAG gGCCGTTCGAGGGCCGGGCGACAATCCAGGGCGCCACGGTGACACTGCGTAGGGTGACCCAGAAGGACGCTGGGGAGTACCGCTGTGAGATCAGCGCGCCGATGGACTCGGTCAGCCTGGCCGAGACCAACATCACGCTCAGGGTCCTGG tgccCCCCCACATCCCGCACTGCGAGATCCCCAGCTCGGCCGTGACGGGCTCCGTGGTGCAGCTGCGCTGTAGGGACCACCAGAGCATCCCTCCGGCCACTTACTCCTGGTACAAGGACAAGCAGCAGCTGCACCCCCCCCGCAACGCCAACGCCTCCTACCTGATCGACAAGCACAACGGCATGCTG gaGTTCAAAGCGGTGTCCAAGGACGACTCGGGTCAGTACAGTTGTCTGGCGTCCAACGGCGTCGGCACGCCTAAGATGTGCGACGGAAACCACATGAGCATAG ATGTGAgcgtggtggcggtggtggcggccgTGGTGGTGTGTCTGATGCTGGTGGCGGTCGCCTGCGGGGTCGTGCTCCTCCGCCGCAACGGCTTCTTCAGCC GCCACAGAGGAAG GTCCAATGTCAATTACGTGCCTCCGCCTCAAGAA CCGCAGGATTTCAAACACACCCAGTCGTTCATGCTGTGA
- the atp5pf gene encoding ATP synthase peripheral stalk subunit F6, mitochondrial encodes MALHRLFQLTSLLRSAVSVTLRRNVGLSAVVFNRAAASDLDPVQKLFVDKIRDYRTKSKSAAGGVVDGGAAYEKSMSEEMTKLQRLYGGGDLAKFPDFKFQDPKYDDVAK; translated from the exons ATGGCTCTTCACAGGTTGTTCCAGCTGACGTCCCTCCTCCGCTCCGCGGTGTCCGTGACCCTGCGGAGGAACGTCGGTCTGTCCGCGGTGGTCTTCAACCGGGCGGCCGCCAGCGACCTGGACCCCGTCCAGAAGCTGTTCGTGGACAAGATCCGCGACTACAGAACCAAGAGCAA GTCTGCCGCTGGGGGCGTGGTCGACGGAGGCGCGGCCTACGAGAAGTCCATGTCCGAGGAGATGACCAAACTGCAGAGGCTGTACGGCGGGGGAGACCTCGCCAAGTTCCCCGACTTCAAAttccaag ATCCCAAATACGATGATGTGGCCAAGTAA